One Phenylobacterium hankyongense DNA segment encodes these proteins:
- a CDS encoding copper resistance protein B encodes MAQAPGAAPSAAPSMPGMDMSKGATPEAEAPIPQTPPPPAPTDHAADRYYDPASMAAARQVLRMEHGGMAVSQVMADIAEFQAGSGGGYRWEGQAWYGGDINRLVAKSEGEGTRRDGLDSAELQLLYARAVSPYVDLQAGVRQDFAPHARTYLAVGAQSLLPYWFDVEGAVFLSDKGEVLGRVDGYYDLRLTQRLVLQPRAEFNLAVQDTPETRTGSGLSDAALDLRLRYEIRHDFAPYVGVSYQRRFGKTADYARLAGQGAESTSFVVGLRAWF; translated from the coding sequence ATGGCCCAAGCTCCCGGCGCCGCGCCGTCAGCGGCGCCGAGCATGCCCGGGATGGACATGTCGAAGGGTGCGACGCCCGAAGCTGAGGCCCCGATACCGCAAACGCCGCCGCCCCCCGCTCCGACTGATCACGCCGCCGATCGCTACTACGACCCGGCCAGCATGGCCGCCGCACGGCAGGTGCTCCGGATGGAGCATGGCGGAATGGCGGTGTCGCAGGTGATGGCCGACATTGCCGAGTTCCAGGCGGGGTCCGGCGGCGGCTACCGCTGGGAGGGCCAGGCCTGGTACGGCGGAGACATCAATCGGCTGGTCGCGAAGAGCGAAGGCGAGGGGACCCGCCGGGACGGTCTGGACAGCGCCGAGCTGCAGCTCCTCTACGCCCGCGCCGTCAGCCCCTATGTGGACCTGCAGGCCGGGGTGCGGCAGGATTTTGCGCCGCATGCCCGGACCTACCTGGCTGTCGGCGCCCAGTCGCTCTTGCCCTACTGGTTCGACGTGGAAGGGGCCGTGTTCCTGTCCGACAAGGGCGAGGTCCTCGGGCGGGTCGATGGCTATTACGACCTGCGGCTCACCCAGCGCCTGGTCCTGCAACCCCGTGCGGAGTTCAACCTGGCGGTCCAGGACACCCCGGAGACCCGGACCGGATCGGGGCTCTCCGACGCAGCGCTCGACCTGCGCCTTCGCTACGAGATCCGACACGACTTCGCGCCCTACGTCGGGGTTTCGTACCAGCGCCGGTTCGGCAAGACCGCCGACTATGCGCGGCTGGCGGGCCAGGGCGCTGAGAGCACCAGCTTCGTGGTCGGTCTGCGGGCTTGGTTCTGA